One Lycium barbarum isolate Lr01 chromosome 5, ASM1917538v2, whole genome shotgun sequence genomic window carries:
- the LOC132641912 gene encoding uncharacterized protein LOC132641912, with amino-acid sequence MGGAASTIASKLAFFPPEPSYQVDLDEQTQKLKLLGVPQSEKGEVSILQTKRGHYIFAVFVRNKAANLTLLYSHGNAADIGQMFQFFVELSDRLRVNVMGYDYAGYGRSNGEPSEQNTYADIEAVYKCLKEIYEVKEEDIILYGQSIGSGPTLELATKLPQIRGVILQSAILSGLRVMYRIKYSLWLDIYKNIDKIPYVSCPILVIHGTEDEVVDISHGKKLWELSKMKYEPLWVNGGNHCDLQVFPQFFTHLKKFITSVERQSDYCQTVELEESIIDLDYTLDITNEIRCRPSTEDIEKSRISTEHKEIIAIRPSTDRKLKPRISVDKREKTRKSIDYFGKSRISTDQSERGRNSIDRFGDMMRSVALCNIDCLKQTLAEED; translated from the exons ATGGGTGGTGCTGCATCAACAATTGCCTCAAAGTTAGCATTTTTTCCACCAGAGCCATCATATCAAGTTGATTTAGATGAACAAACACAAAAATTGAAACTATTAGGTGTCCCTCAAAGTGAAAAGGGTGAAGTTTCAATTTTGCAAACAAAGAGAGGACATTATATTTTTGCAGTTTTTGTTAGGAACAAAGCTGCAAATTTGACACTACTTTACTCACATGGAAATGCTGCTGATATAGGCCAAATGTTCCAGTTTTTCGTCGAGCTTAGTGATCGTTTACGCGTAAATGTTATGGG ATATGATTATGCTGGATATGGAAGGTCTAATGGAGAA CCAAGTGAGCAAAACACATATGCTGATATAGAAGCTGTTTACAAATGTCTAAAAGAGATTTATGAagtgaaggaagaagacattaTATTATATGGACAATCAATTGGAAGTGGTCCAACTCTTGAATTAGCCACAAAATTGCCTCAAATTAGGGGTGTGATTCTGCAAAGTGCAATACTTTCTGGACTTCGAGTAATGTATCGTATAAAGTATTCTCTTTGGCTCGACATATACAAG AACATTGATAAAATCCCATATGTCAGTTGTCCCATTCTTGTGATTCAT GGTACAGAAGATGAAGTAGTTGATATTTCACATGGTAAAAAGCTTTGGGAGCtaagtaaaatgaaatatgaaccattgtGGGTAAATGGAGGAAATCACTGTGACTTACAAGTTTTTCCTCAGTTTTTTACTCATCTCAAGAAGTTCATAACTTCAGTGGAAAGACAATCAGATTATTGTCAAACTGTTGAACTTGAGGAAAGTATAATTGACTTAGATTATACTCTTGATATTACAAATGAAATTAGGTGCAGACCAAGTACTGAAGATATTGAAAAATCAAGAATCAGTACTGAACATAAAGAGATCATTGCAATAAGGCCTAGCACAGACAGAAAATTGAAGCCAAGAATTAGTGTTGACAAGAgggaaaaaacaagaaaaagcatCGATTATTTCGGGAAATCAAGAATTAGCACTGATCAATCTGAGAGAGGGCGGAACAGCATTGACCG CTTTGGAGACATGATGAGATCAGTAGCATTGTGCAATATTGACTGTTTGAAACAGACACTAGCAGAGGAGGACTAA
- the LOC132641913 gene encoding UDP-glycosyltransferase 89A2-like, which produces MSSSENGVHVLIFPFPAQGHILPLLDFTHQLLLHGFKITILVTPKNLPILDPLLSIHPSVKTLVFSFPGHPSLPFGVENVKDVGNSGNAPIIAGLSKLYGPILEWFKAQPNPPVAIVYDFFLGWTQDLAQELGVPGIVFYTSGALLVSILGDIWRNFGAYKGLGFVEFNGLPKSPKFVREHLPSVFQKFKESDPTWEIVRNGFIANGKSFGSVFNTFEALESEYLGFLKKEMGHERVYSIGPINLVGGPGRIGKSNVDDGGNERVFTWLDECDDGSVLYVAFGSQKLLTKAQMEALTIGLEKSGVKFILVAKQLSAQQEEQGYGSVPKGFEERVLGRGLVIKGWASQVEILGHRAVGGFLSHCGWNSVLEAIVAGVLILGWPMEADQFINAWLLVENMKTSVRVCEGPNSVPDPIELGRRISEVMSNDLFKGKAKKLRDEALEAVKIGGSSKRDLDLIVRELTQLRS; this is translated from the coding sequence CTTGACTTCACTCATCAACTTCTTCTTCATGGTTTTAAAATTACAATTTTAGTCACACCAAAAAATCTACCAATTCTTGATCCTCTTCTTTCTATCCATCCATCTGTTAAAACTCTTGTTTTTTCATTTCCTGGCCACCCATCACTTCCCTTTGGTGTTGAAAATGTTAAAGATGTTGGAAACTCAGGCAATGCTCCAATCATTGCTGGTCTTAGTAAGCTTTATGGCCCAATCTTAGAATGGTTTAAGGCCCAACCCAATCCTCCTGTGGCTATTGTTTATGATTTCTTCTTGGGCTGGACTCAAGATTTGGCCCAAGAACTTGGTGTGCCTGGAATTGTTTTTTACACTTCTGGGGCATTGTTGGTTTCTATTTTGGGTGATATTTGGAGGAATTTTGGGGCTTATAAAGGTTTGGGCTTTGTTGAGTTTAATGGGCTTCCTAAAAGTCCAAAATTTGTGAGGGAACATCTTCCTTCAGTGTTTCAGAAGTTCAAAGAAAGTGATCCAACTTGGGAGATTGTTAGGAATGGGTTTATTGCAAATGGTAAGAGTTTTGGGTCAGTTTTCAATACTTTTGAGGCTTTGGAAAGTGAGTATTTGGGCTTTTTAAAAAAGGAAATGGGCCATGAACGTGTGTATTCAATTGGGCCGATAAATTTGGTTGGTGGGCCTGGTAGAATTGGCAAGTCCAATGTGGATGATGGTGGAAATGAGAGAGTTTTCACTTGGCTTGATGAGTGTGATGATGGATCTGTTCTTTAtgtagcttttggaagtcaaaagTTACTCACAAAGGCCCAAATGGAGGCCTTAACTATTGGGCTTGAGAAAAGTGGAGTTAAGTTCATTTTGGTAGCTAAACAATTGTCAGCCCAACAAGAGGAACAAGGTTATGGATCAGTGCCAAAAGGGTTTGAGGAAAGAGTACTAGGAAGAGGCCTAGTTATAAAGGGTTGGGCCTCACAGGTGGAGATATTGGGCCATCGAGCCGTTGGTGGGTTTTTGAGTCATTGCGGATGGAATTCTGTGTTGGAAGCGATTGTAGCGGGGGTGCTAATTTTGGGCTGGCCCATGGAGGCAGACCAGTTCATTAACGCGTGGTTGTTGGTGGAGAATATGAAAACATCGGTCCGAGTTTGTGAGGGCCCAAACTCAGTGCCCGACCCGATAGAGTTGGGTCGGAGAATTAGTGAAGTGATGAGTAATGATTTGTTTAAGGGGAAGGCAAAAAAATTGAGAGATGAAGCACTTGAAGCTGTTAAAATTGGAGGGAGCTCCAAAAGGGATCTAGATTTGATTGTGAGAGAGCTGACCCAACTAAGAAGTTGA